From the Desulfuromonas sp. genome, one window contains:
- the def gene encoding peptide deformylase, with product MSILRILHYPDPVLSTRAEPIDQVTDEVRKLAEDMAETMYAAPGVGLAAPQIGVSERLIVLDCAAKDEPPNLIKAVNPEIVAAEGECFEEEGCLSVPAYYARVKRKAAVKVRFTNMNNEVVAMETDGLLAIAFQHEIDHLDGVLFVDHLSSLKKGMFKKKYQKILEQLEEQL from the coding sequence ATGTCCATACTGAGAATATTGCATTATCCCGATCCGGTTCTGAGCACCAGGGCCGAGCCGATTGATCAAGTTACCGACGAGGTCAGAAAGCTGGCCGAGGATATGGCCGAGACCATGTATGCTGCTCCCGGCGTCGGTCTGGCAGCACCACAGATCGGTGTATCGGAAAGGCTGATCGTACTCGACTGCGCGGCCAAAGACGAACCGCCGAACCTGATCAAGGCGGTGAATCCGGAAATTGTCGCTGCTGAAGGCGAATGCTTCGAAGAGGAAGGGTGCCTGTCGGTGCCGGCGTATTACGCCAGGGTTAAACGGAAAGCCGCGGTCAAGGTCCGCTTCACCAACATGAACAACGAAGTCGTTGCTATGGAAACAGACGGTCTGCTCGCTATCGCTTTTCAGCATGAAATCGATCATCTCGACGGAGTTTTGTTCGTTGACCACCTGTCATCTCTGAAAAAGGGGATGTTCAAGAAGAAGTATCAGAAAATCCTTGAGCAGCTGGAGGAGCAGTTGTGA